The Bradyrhizobium barranii subsp. barranii genome segment GCTGCCGACCGCGAAAGCGCTGGTTGGGGCCTGAAGAGCAGGTCGCGGCCGGGGCCGAGACCTGATTCCGCTCAGGTCATTGCCCGAGCGCGCCTTTCCACAAAACCCGAGCACCTTCGCCGGCAACGCCGGCTACTGTGCATGGGGTTGTTTTCGACATTTTTTGTTTGCCGGGCTCCCGCGGACTAGATATCCGCGCCGCCCTCGGGGCCGACCGAGGCGATGCGCACCATGTTGGTGGTGCCGGGAATGCCGAGCGGCACGCCGGCGACGATGATCACGCGCTGGCCGGCGCGGACGAAGCCGTCGCGGAAGGCGATCTGGCCGGCGCGGCTTACCATGTCGTCCTGGTCGCGCGCGTCTTCCGCCACCACGCAATGCACGCCCCAGACCACCGCCAGCCGGCGTCCGGCCGCGATGTTGGGCGTGATCGCCACGATCGGCGGCTTCGGCCGCTCGCGCGCGACGCGCACCGCGGTCGAGCCCGAGCTGGTCCAGCAGATCAGGGCCGGCAGGTCGAGTGTTTCGGCGATCTGGCGGGCGGCGTCCGCGATGGCGTCGCCGGCGGTGGATTCCGGCGCGGGGCGCTGCGCGGTGAGCACGGAACGATAAATCGGGTCGCGCTCGACCTCTTCGCCGATGCGGTTCATGGTCGAGACCGCCTCGACCGGGAATTTGCCGGCCGCCGATTCCGCCGACAGCATGATGGCGTCGGCGCCTTCATAGACGGCGGTGGCGACGTCGGAGACCTCGGCGCGGGTCGGCACCGGCGACTGGATCATCGATTCCAGCATCTGGGTTGCGATCACCACCGGCTTGCCGGCGCGGCGCGCCATGCGCGTCATCTGTTTCTGCAGGCTCGGCACGCGCTCCAGCGGCAGCTCGACGCCGAGATCGCCGCGCGCCACCATCAGCGCGTCGGAGGCCTCGATGATGTCGGCGAGGCGGTCGATCGCCTGCGGCTTCTCGATCTTGGCCATGACAGCGGCGCGGCCGCGGATCATCTTCTTGGCCTCGATCACGTCGTCGGCGCGCTGCACGAAGGACAGCGCGATCCAGTCGACGCCGGTCACCAGCGCGGCCTCGAGGTCAGCGCGGTCCTTCGGCGTCATCGCCGAGACCGGCAGATCGGTGTCGGGCAGGCTGACGCCCTTGCGGTCGGACATCCGGCCGCCGACCACGACGCGCGTCACCGCGTGCTCCTTCGTGGTTTCCTCGGCGATCAGCCGCACCTTGCCGTCGTCGAGCAGCAGCGAATGGCCGGGCCTGAGCGCTGCCAGGATCTCCGGATGCGGGAGATTGACGCGCGTGGCATCGCCCGGCGCCTTGTCGGAATCGAGCGTGAAGATCTGGCCGTTCTGGAGCTGGACCGCGCCTTCGGCGAAGGCGCCGAGCCTGAGCTTCGGGCCCTGGAGATCGACCAGGATGCCGATCGGCCGGCCATAACTGCTCTCGACGTTGCGGATCGTCGCGACCAGCTCCCGCATCTTGTCATGCGGGGTGTGGCTCATGTTGATGCGGAACAGGTCGGCACCGGCCTCGAACAGGCGGCGGATCATCGCGAGGTCCGAAGAGGCAGGTCCCAGGGTCGCGAGAATCTTGATACGGCGAAGACGCCTCATGGCTTATTTCCAGACGGTGGCGAGGGGGCTGGCGGAAGGCCAGGCGCGGCGGGGGGCGTACCACCGGGCGGACTATTGGGCAAACCCGGAACGCCGCCACCCGGGCCGACCGGGCCCGGCAGGCCGGGCACGCGCTGCTGCTGTGACGGCTGCTCGTTGGCGTCGGTGAGCTGGACCGTCCAGGCCCGCTGCTCGCCGGTATCGACCTCGAAATAGCCGGTCCGGTCGTAGCCGCGCGCGAGGCAATCCTCGGTGCCGCGGATGGTGAATTCCTTGTCGCGCGAGCACATGAAGGCCTGGCCCGACCATTCGCCGCCGCGGTCGTAGTCGATCGCATAGATGTAATAGTAGCGGGCGACCAGCGTTCCCCGCAGCAGGGTCTCGCAGGAGCGGGACGAGATGTTCCACCAGCCCTCGGTGGTCCAGCCCTCGGCGTCCTTGTAGCCGAGCGCAATGCCGACCCGGCTCGAGGTGTTGTTGCAAAGCCGGAAGTCGGCGGAGGCCGGGCTGGCCCAGAGGCACAGCAGGCCAACCACCAGCACCGGGACCAACCGGGCGAGCAGGCGAAGGGGGGCGCGGGGAGATTCGGCGATCATTGTCGCGGAACGTATACCAGATGATTGACGATTTGGCGTAGGGCCGGGGAGCCGGCCTTCGGGTTGGCTCTGGCGCCGTTTGCGCCGCGATGTGGCAAAATCTGTGACAAGGACCCACCTGATCCCGTAAGGGTGACCCCCATCGGGGGCAGAACCAATTCAGGCCGAAGGGATCCAGCCATGGCAATCGACGACAAAACCAGAACGGAGCTCGAGGCGGCCGCTTTCCGGCGCCTGGTCGATCATCTGAAGACGCGGACGGACGTCCAGAACATCGATCTGATGAATTTGGCCGGCTTCTGCCGCAACTGCCTGTCCAACTGGCTCAAGGACGCCGCCGACGCGCAGGGCGTGAGCTTAAGCAAGGACGAGAGCCGCGAGGCCGTCTACGGCATGCCCTACGAGACCTGGAAGTCGAAATATCAGGGCACGGCCACGCCCGAGCAGGTCGAGGCGATGAAGAAGGTTCACCCCGGGCACTGAACGGCCTCGCCGGCAGTCTGGCGGTGAGTCGCACCACACAACTTCTTTCTTGGCCTCGCCGCAGGAAGGTGTGGGCGCGCTGTGGACGAGCGCGATGCTGCCTTGAACGCGAGAGCCGCGAACCCTAAGGGTCAACCAGCACGCGCGGTGAGGATGCCGGCGTCACCTCGTTTTGCCAGTTCCATTGGGAGTACCAAGATGGCCACCTCCGCCGCCGTCCGCGACGACGAGCCCGCGACGAAATTTGCCAAGGACCAGCTCAAATCCATCATCGAGCGCATCGAGCGGCTGGAGGAAGAGAAGAAGGCGATCTCCGACGACATCCGCGACGTCTATGCCGAGAGCAAGGGCAATGGCTACGACGTCAAGGCGCTGCGCACCATCGTGCGCATGCGCAAGCAGGACCCGAACGAGCGCGCCGAGGCCGAGACCATCCTCGAGACCTATATGCAGGCGCTGGGAATGCTCTGAGGCGATGCGCCTCTAGCACTGCTGCCGTAGCCCGGATGGAGCGCAGCGAAATCCGGGTTCTCGCAGTATGGAAGCATTCCCCGGATTACGCTTTCGCTCCATCCGGGCTACAAGCGTGGCGTGTTGCACTTCGTTTGTGAACGGAGACCGCTGTGACTGCGCCGCCGCTGCCGCGCGAGGTGGACCGTGCCTTCCGCGCCCTTCCGGCGCCGATCGGCAAGCGGCTACTCCAGGTGCGTGCGCTGATCTTCGCGACCGCTGCGGCGCATAAAGCCGTTGGCGAGCTCACCGAGACCCTGAAATGGGGCGAGCCGGCTTACTTGACCGATGAGAGCGGCAGCGGCTCCACGATTCGGCTCGGCCGCCTGAAGGACTCCGAGCGCGCCGCCATACTGTTCAACTGCAAGACGACGCTGGTCGATACGTTCCGCGAGCGCTTTCCCGATGAGTTCGAATATCGGCAGACCAGGGCTTTGCTGTTGCCCCTATCCGGCGCGCTGCCGAAGCAGGAGCTCACCGTCTGCCTCTCGCTGGCGTTGACATATCATCTGGATCGGCGGGTCAGGAAAGCGAGATAGAAGCTGCAGGCTTCGACACTGTAGTCTTGGAAGTGGCGAGGACGCCATTGCGCCGGTCCGGCACGCAGCCTCGATCCGCAAGATTGTCGGTCTCGGTCTCAATTGCCGCGTCCGCGTTTGGCGTCTCGTCGGGCCTGCGCCCGCTTGTTGGCCTGCGAGACTCTTCCGATTTTTTCCGGTGGGAGTTTCTTGAGCCGGCGACGGCTTGGGATCAACCGCATGCCGTCATGCGAAGTTGGGGTCGTCTGCGGGCGAGAAAACTGACGCGCCCGACGGAGTGCTAACGCCCGTCGCGCCGCTTCCCCGAGCTCCCGTCGTGCTTCAAACTTCCGGATGCGCCTCAGCTCGTTCTTGACGCGCTTGATGGCGGCAGCGAAAACCGATTGGCGCCGGTTTGCATGCTCTGCCGTGCCGGAGAAACTCTTGCCGCGCGGGTCGGCTGTTCCCTTTGTTTCGCGGCGTCGATGCCGCGACAATGTACGCTCCCTGTCGCGCAGATCCCGAAGTCGGGCGCGAAGGCTCTCAAGTCCATCGCGCTCCATCTCTCCGACCACGGGATGGTGCGTACTCAATATGACTTCGCGCTCGTCGTGGTTCAGAAGGCTGAGCTCAGACTTGCATGGAACTGACATCGCATGCTCCTACTTCGCTGTGGCGACTTCCCTTGAGGTGCGGCGCCGCTGCGGAAACGCGGAACACCAAGGCAAACGCAATCGCGTCCTCGGACTTTGTCATCGCGTCCGTTCTGGGCGCACTGCCACAATGCGCGTTTGGAATGCGTAGCGATACCGGGTGGATTACCCGTTGGAAGTGGGGGAATCTCCCCTAGTGCAGATGCGCACCAGGCCGGGACGACACTTGAGCGTGTGGCGCTGTCGTGCCCCAGGATTGCGCTGCGCTTCATCCCGGCTTGCGGGACTACCGAACGGCGTGAGGGGAAAGATCTCAGTGCAGCGCCGCGGTGCGCATGACGAACGACGTCGTCTCGAGCTTCGCGGTCGCGCTGCCCGTAAAGCTGTCGCAGGACAGGCCCTGCATCGGATCGTCGGCAAAGCCCATCGCGACCACGGCCTGCGGTTTGACGAAATAGCCGCGCAGGGCAACGGTATCCAGCTCGCCCATCAGCGTCACCGACATCGCGCGGCTGGCGCTCGGCGACAGCATCACGATCTTGAGCCAGATGCTTTCGCCCCTGGCGGCGGAGAGGCGGGTCGCGGTTGCGATCCTTCCGTCGATGCTCTTGCCGACCACCGTGTTGATCTCGATCGCGGGCGCAAGGCCGCGCGTCGCGGCAACGGGGCGGCCTGTGCGCGGGACCGGCGCGGAGGCGGCGACGACGTTGGCGCGGTCGACCGGGGAGGCGGACGCCGGCGCGTAGGCCAGCGCCTGATAGGCCGCGCTGGAGACGCTCGCGGTCGCTTGCGGCTCGGTGGCGGCGGCGAGCGCCTGGCGGGCCTTCAGCGCCGCCACTTGAGCTGGCGTCGCCTGCTGCGGGGTCGCAGGGGTATCCCAGAAGCCGCGGGCATTGATGATGTCGGCCGGGGTCTCGGGCTTGCCGGCTGCCGGCTTGTCAGCCACGGGCGCGGGCTTCGGCTTGGGCGGTGCAACGAGCTGTGCATCGGCCGAAGCGAGCTGGATCGCAGCGGCGATCTGCGGCTTGGCGCGCGGTGTCGGCACCGGATCGGCCGGCTTGGCCACGGCGGCAACCACGGTCGGCGCAACAGGCTTGGCGGCCGGGGCGGGCGCGCCCTCGTCATCCTCGTCGCTGCTCGTGGCGGCCGGAGCCGACTTGCTCTTGAACAGGGCGGCAAAGAAACTCGGCTTGCTGCCTGAATCGTCGCCTGTGCCGCGGCGCTCGATGTCGGCCTTGGCCAGCTCATAGCCCTTCAGCGGCGTGCCGTCGGTCGGGACGTGGACCGTGCGGCCATCCGGGAAGACGCGGGCGAGCTGGTCATGCGTCATGCGCGGCCAGTGCCGGATGCTGCCGGTATCCAGATGGACGAAGGGCGAGCCGGAGGTTGGATAGAAGCCGACGCCGCCGCGCTGCAGGCGCAGGCCGGCGAAGCGGATCTGCTCCAGCGGCACGCCCGGAATGTGGAAGTCCATCGCATGCCCCAGCATGTGCTGGCTGAAGCGCGCCACGCCGGAGGAGCGGCGGCGGAGCATCGCGTTGGTGGCGGGGGAGCGGTAGGAGGAGATGATCTGGATCGGCTGCTTGCCGTCGACGTCGCGATAGACTTCCCAGAGGATGTCGAACAGGCGACGGTCCATGACCGTCTCGTCCTGGGTCCGCCAGTCGCGCAGGAAGTGGTTGAGCTGCTTCAGCGCGGCCTCGTCGAAGCGGCCATCGCGCTTGAAGGTGACGGTGAGGTCTTCGCCGGAATGGGTGTGGTGGAACGAGAGCGTCTTGGTCTCGTTCAGCGCGGCGGCGTCATGGACCGAGCCCGCGGCAGCAAGCAGCAGTGCGGAAGCGAGGCCGATCCGGGATCCGGCCTTCACTCCCGCATGGGACAACGACAGCACTGCGAATTTGCGTGCGAGACCAGTCAGCACAAATGAGCCCACCCAGTCGACGAGCGTTCAAAATGGACTCTCCCGGCAACCCCGTTAGCGCGCGAAAGAGGATGAACGCTTTCTTAAAGCGAGAAGGTTAATTCGAGGTTGACCTTCCCGACCCCAAACCAAGTCACAATACGAACCTAAGCGGTTCAGTGTGGCAAAAAAACGCCCGCTGCCGGAGTTCGGGTGGAGAATGGTTAACGTTAAACGACCCCATCCAGGGGGATGAGGTCGCTGATCTTACTAGAGAATTTCCGGCAAAGACCGGTCGGGGAGGCGTCAGCGGGTAAACACCCGCTGCTGCTGCGGCCGGCGGCCGACCGGAGCCGGCGGCGGGGTCGGCGCCCCGAACAGCCGCTCGAAGAAGTTCGGACCCGACGAGCCGAAGCCGCCGCCATTGTTGGCAATCGCCACGCCCGAGGGCAGCGTCGTCGCCGGGCGCGAATAGCTCGGCTGGGAGTGAGCAACGACGTTCTCGAGGTCCTTGCCGCGGCCGTTCTTCAGGATGTTGATCATGGTCGCGTCACGGCCATAGACGTCCTTGCGGATTTGCAGCTTGCCGCCATCGTCCACGAACGCGGTCTGGTAGGTGATGTTGACCGGGATCGGCGTCGGGAATTTCAGGTCGATCTCGCTCTTGCCGTACATGCTGCGCACGCGCTCCGGCGTGTACTTCTCGTTCGGCATGGCGATGTTGAGCAGAACGGAGGCGTACTGATCCGGGTTCTGCACGCGCATGCAGCCATGGCTGAAGGCGCGATCGTCCCTGGCGAACAGGTTCTTGTCCGGCGTGTCGTGCTGATAGACCAGGAACTTGTTCGGGAAGTTGAAGCGGATGCGGCCGAGCGCGTTGGCTTCACCGGGGGGCTGCGAGATGTGCACGGAGCCGTCGCGGTTCTGCTCGAGCTTGAGGCCCATGCGCTGGAGCACGGTCGGGTCCTGCTGAAGCGCCGGCAGATATTCGTTGTAGACGATCGACGGCGGCACGTTCCAGGTCGGATTGACCGTGATGTACTTCATCGTCTCGGTGAGCAGCGGGGTCGCATGCGAGCCCGGCTTGCCGGTGACGACGCGGGTGGTCCAGACCTGCTGGCCGCGCTGCATCACCTTCAGCGTGTAGTCGGGAATGTTGAGGATGACATAGGCATCGCCCAGCGAGGGAACGCCGAGGTCGCGCGGCAGCCAGCGCCAGCGCTCCATGTTCACCAGCACCGTGTCGATCTGCTTGTCGCGCTTCGGCGTGTTGATCGCCTTGGCGGTCTTGTCGTCGAGGACGCCGGTCGCCTTCATCTCTGCGCCGCTCTGGAATTTGCGCACGGCTTCGGCGACGGTGGCGTCATAGCGGGTGTCGCTGGCGTTCTCGGCGAGGCCGAGCTTGGCGCGGAGCTGCGGCACGCGCGGATCTTCGACGACGATTTCAGCCTGCTTCTTGCCGGCCGGGGTGTATTTCAGCGCCGGACCGTCGGCGATCTCGATCACCGGGCCGCTGCCCTGGCCGCGCAGCTCGGCGAGCTTGGCCTTCAGCTCCTTGTAGAGCTTCTGCGGCGGGTTGTAGCCGTCGAGCGCTGCGGAGGCGTCGGCTGCGGTCGTGATCTTGGCGAGCACCTCGCTCGGATCGACCGGATGCTCGGGATAGAGGATGTCGCCGCTGACCTGCGACCAGTGCATGCGGCCGCTCTGGGCCTGGCGCGCATAGTCGAACATGCTGGCGGTGAGCTTCAGCTCGGCATCAGCGAGCGCATCGGGCGCCGTGGCGGTGGCGAAATCCGGCACCGGGTAGTCGGCGGGATTGAGGCCATCGGAGGCCGCATCCTTCAGCCGCGTGATCACGCCCTTGGCCGCAGCGGTCAGGCTGCCGGCCTGGGTCCAGACCGGCGCGAAGTCGCGTGCACCGTAAAACTTCTCGATCGCGGCGCGCTCGTTCTTGCGGTCGAAATGGCGCGAGGTCTTGGCGCCGATGATGTCCTTGAGCTTGTCGGCGACCGGCTGGTCGGCGGCGGGAACGTTGCTCGCGGCCTTCACCGGCTCGGCGGCCGGAGCGGCAGCGGGGGCCGCAGGCGCGGCCGGCGTTGCCGTCGCGGTGTCGGCCTTTGCTGGTTCGGATTTGGCAGGCTCGGTCTTCGCGGCCTCGGACTTGGCGGGCTCGGTCTTCGCGGGCTCGGTCTTGGCGGTTTCGCTCTTCGGCGCCTCAGCTGCAGGCGTGGTGGCGACGTCGGAAGGCTTGGTCTCAACCTTGTCGGGGGCCGGCGCGGTTTCGGCCTTCACCGGTTCCTTGGTCGGCTCCTTTGCGGAGTCCTGAACCGTCGCGGTGGTGTCGAGCTTGATGTCGGATGCGGTCGGGGGCGGGACGTTGGCGGGCTCGGGGCGCGGGATCGCGGCTTCGATCGCGAGTTCGGCGGCGCTGCTGCGCACCTGATCCTGCGCCAGGGCCGAGCTGGCCGATACCGTGAGGAAGGTCGCCGCGACCGTCATCAAGACGCGGTCAAAGCCCGCACGGTGGTTCAAACAGTCACGCATTGTGTCGCACCCCTCGGGTGAACTGTCCCTCGTGGAACAGCTTCATTATCGCCTAATGAGCTTCGGGCTAAACTGCGCCGGCCGCTCGAAAGTTGCACGCCTGCACGCAACGATTCATACGCGGACGAACGAATCCTACGCAGACGATATACAGGCCCCGTTTGGGCGGCCAGCGCTACCCGGGACAACTCACGACAAACTGACTTCAAGAAAGCCCGTTTGCAACGGATTGTGCGGCTTTGGCAGACGCTTTTCCATGTGTCTGTCACTTCCAAGTCACGGTTCACGTCGCAGCCGGATTTTGCCGTAATACGAAGGGCTTGCGGCGTCATCGCAACGCCAAGCGAACCTCCGTTCGCATGAGGCTCAGGGCGTCTCCTCACCGCTTTTGCCGCCATGTCCGGGAACCCCGGCTTCGTCGAGCTTGCGGTAGAGCGTGGACCGGCCGATTTTGAGGCGGCGGGCGACCTCGGACATCTGTCCCCGATAATGCGAGATCGCGAAGCGGATGATCTCGTTCTCCATGTCGTCGAGCGGGCGGACGTCGCCGGTGGGGGTCAGCATGGAAAGGGTCCCCGCCAGCGGCAGCGGCGCGATCGGTATTTCACCACCCGACACCACCGAGGGCGCCGCGATCGGCTCGAGCATCAGCGGCGCGGTCGGGATGTCGGTCTCGAGATGCGGCTGCGAGGTGAGCAGGGGGAAGTCGGCAAGGTCGAGCTGGTCGCCCTCGCTCATCACCACCGCGCGGTAGACCGCGTTTTCGAGCTGGCGGATGTTGCCGGGCCAGTCGAGCTGGGCGAGGTGCGCCACGGCCTCGCCGCTGATGCCGGTGATGAGGCGATTCTCCTCGGCGGCAAAGCGCGCCAGGAAATGCCGGAGCAGATACGGGATGTCCTCACGCCGCGCCCGCAGCGAGGGGATCGTCAGCGGCAGCACGTGGAGGCGATAGAACAGATCCTCGCGGAAATGGCCCTGCTTCACCCGCTCCAGCAGCCTGCGGTTGGTCGCGGAGATGATCCGGACGTCAACCTTCAACGGCTTGCGTCCGCCGACCGCTTCGACCGCGCCTTCCTGAAGTGCGCGCAGCAGCTTGACCTGTGCGGTGAGCGGCAGCTCGCTGACCTCGTCCAGGAACAGCGTGCCGCCATGAGCCTCGACGAACTTGCCGGTGTGCCGTTCGGTGGCGCCGGTGAAGGC includes the following:
- a CDS encoding DUF1244 domain-containing protein gives rise to the protein MAIDDKTRTELEAAAFRRLVDHLKTRTDVQNIDLMNLAGFCRNCLSNWLKDAADAQGVSLSKDESREAVYGMPYETWKSKYQGTATPEQVEAMKKVHPGH
- a CDS encoding L,D-transpeptidase scaffold domain-containing protein, with the protein product MRDCLNHRAGFDRVLMTVAATFLTVSASSALAQDQVRSSAAELAIEAAIPRPEPANVPPPTASDIKLDTTATVQDSAKEPTKEPVKAETAPAPDKVETKPSDVATTPAAEAPKSETAKTEPAKTEPAKSEAAKTEPAKSEPAKADTATATPAAPAAPAAAPAAEPVKAASNVPAADQPVADKLKDIIGAKTSRHFDRKNERAAIEKFYGARDFAPVWTQAGSLTAAAKGVITRLKDAASDGLNPADYPVPDFATATAPDALADAELKLTASMFDYARQAQSGRMHWSQVSGDILYPEHPVDPSEVLAKITTAADASAALDGYNPPQKLYKELKAKLAELRGQGSGPVIEIADGPALKYTPAGKKQAEIVVEDPRVPQLRAKLGLAENASDTRYDATVAEAVRKFQSGAEMKATGVLDDKTAKAINTPKRDKQIDTVLVNMERWRWLPRDLGVPSLGDAYVILNIPDYTLKVMQRGQQVWTTRVVTGKPGSHATPLLTETMKYITVNPTWNVPPSIVYNEYLPALQQDPTVLQRMGLKLEQNRDGSVHISQPPGEANALGRIRFNFPNKFLVYQHDTPDKNLFARDDRAFSHGCMRVQNPDQYASVLLNIAMPNEKYTPERVRSMYGKSEIDLKFPTPIPVNITYQTAFVDDGGKLQIRKDVYGRDATMINILKNGRGKDLENVVAHSQPSYSRPATTLPSGVAIANNGGGFGSSGPNFFERLFGAPTPPPAPVGRRPQQQRVFTR
- a CDS encoding DUF1801 domain-containing protein; this encodes MTAPPLPREVDRAFRALPAPIGKRLLQVRALIFATAAAHKAVGELTETLKWGEPAYLTDESGSGSTIRLGRLKDSERAAILFNCKTTLVDTFRERFPDEFEYRQTRALLLPLSGALPKQELTVCLSLALTYHLDRRVRKAR
- a CDS encoding DUF1036 domain-containing protein produces the protein MIAESPRAPLRLLARLVPVLVVGLLCLWASPASADFRLCNNTSSRVGIALGYKDAEGWTTEGWWNISSRSCETLLRGTLVARYYYIYAIDYDRGGEWSGQAFMCSRDKEFTIRGTEDCLARGYDRTGYFEVDTGEQRAWTVQLTDANEQPSQQQRVPGLPGPVGPGGGVPGLPNSPPGGTPPAAPGLPPAPSPPSGNKP
- a CDS encoding sigma-54-dependent transcriptional regulator, with protein sequence MAACILIADDDAVARRLVENMVQKCGYETVVVDSGDAAIAALTAPDAPAIDAVILDLVMPGLDGMGVLAKIREAGLGVPVIVQTAHGGIDNVITAMRAGAADFVVKPVGLERLQVSLRNALNASALKGELQRIRHSREGRLTFSDIITRAEAMAAVMRAAQKAAGSSIPVLIEGESGVGKEMFARAIHGSGERKAKPFVAVNCGAIPDNLVESILFGHEKGAFTGATERHTGKFVEAHGGTLFLDEVSELPLTAQVKLLRALQEGAVEAVGGRKPLKVDVRIISATNRRLLERVKQGHFREDLFYRLHVLPLTIPSLRARREDIPYLLRHFLARFAAEENRLITGISGEAVAHLAQLDWPGNIRQLENAVYRAVVMSEGDQLDLADFPLLTSQPHLETDIPTAPLMLEPIAAPSVVSGGEIPIAPLPLAGTLSMLTPTGDVRPLDDMENEIIRFAISHYRGQMSEVARRLKIGRSTLYRKLDEAGVPGHGGKSGEETP
- a CDS encoding DUF882 domain-containing protein; the protein is MLTGLARKFAVLSLSHAGVKAGSRIGLASALLLAAAGSVHDAAALNETKTLSFHHTHSGEDLTVTFKRDGRFDEAALKQLNHFLRDWRTQDETVMDRRLFDILWEVYRDVDGKQPIQIISSYRSPATNAMLRRRSSGVARFSQHMLGHAMDFHIPGVPLEQIRFAGLRLQRGGVGFYPTSGSPFVHLDTGSIRHWPRMTHDQLARVFPDGRTVHVPTDGTPLKGYELAKADIERRGTGDDSGSKPSFFAALFKSKSAPAATSSDEDDEGAPAPAAKPVAPTVVAAVAKPADPVPTPRAKPQIAAAIQLASADAQLVAPPKPKPAPVADKPAAGKPETPADIINARGFWDTPATPQQATPAQVAALKARQALAAATEPQATASVSSAAYQALAYAPASASPVDRANVVAASAPVPRTGRPVAATRGLAPAIEINTVVGKSIDGRIATATRLSAARGESIWLKIVMLSPSASRAMSVTLMGELDTVALRGYFVKPQAVVAMGFADDPMQGLSCDSFTGSATAKLETTSFVMRTAALH
- a CDS encoding DUF2312 domain-containing protein, coding for MATSAAVRDDEPATKFAKDQLKSIIERIERLEEEKKAISDDIRDVYAESKGNGYDVKALRTIVRMRKQDPNERAEAETILETYMQALGML
- the pyk gene encoding pyruvate kinase, which produces MRRLRRIKILATLGPASSDLAMIRRLFEAGADLFRINMSHTPHDKMRELVATIRNVESSYGRPIGILVDLQGPKLRLGAFAEGAVQLQNGQIFTLDSDKAPGDATRVNLPHPEILAALRPGHSLLLDDGKVRLIAEETTKEHAVTRVVVGGRMSDRKGVSLPDTDLPVSAMTPKDRADLEAALVTGVDWIALSFVQRADDVIEAKKMIRGRAAVMAKIEKPQAIDRLADIIEASDALMVARGDLGVELPLERVPSLQKQMTRMARRAGKPVVIATQMLESMIQSPVPTRAEVSDVATAVYEGADAIMLSAESAAGKFPVEAVSTMNRIGEEVERDPIYRSVLTAQRPAPESTAGDAIADAARQIAETLDLPALICWTSSGSTAVRVARERPKPPIVAITPNIAAGRRLAVVWGVHCVVAEDARDQDDMVSRAGQIAFRDGFVRAGQRVIIVAGVPLGIPGTTNMVRIASVGPEGGADI